The genomic window TCTAATTGTAAAGCTTTTAACTCTTTTTCATTGTGAACATCTTTGTTCTTTTTAGCAATATTGTCTAACTTAGTTTTTAATTCAGCTAAGTGAATATTGTTTTTTGTTCTTTTTGATTTTACATCATCAATTTCTAAATAAATTGAATTAATTGATGCTTTAATTGAGGCTGCTGTTTCAACAAATGTTGCTAACTTAGCTTTTTCATTCTCAATTTTTGGTTCAAACATACTAATTGCTGTATCAAATTTTGATAATTTGATTAAATCCTGTAAATACTTATTCAACCGTTTCTCCTTCTATAAAAAACTCAAATGGATTTTTTGAAGCTGTTATTATAGCTTTTAATTTATTTTTTTTCAAATATTCTGAAAGAAGTCCCTCTAACAAGGTGTTGAAGTATCTTTCACTCTCATAGTGTCTTATGTCAATAAGTGATAAACCTCGAGCTTTTGCTTCCATCGCATCGTGATATTTTATATCACCCGTTAAGAAACAATCAGCCTTTAATTCATCAATTAATGACATTCCAGAACCTGTAACGATTCCTATTCTTTTAATAAAATCATTACATCTAACTGTTTTTGTAGTTTTTAAACCCAATTTTGATGAAACATATTTTACTAGCTCATCAAAGTTCATATTTACTTCACAATAAGATATAAACTCTTTTGAATTCTCTATTTTAAATCCAAGTATCTCTTCTGTTACATATTTATTTAAATGGGTTTTATCAATATTTGTATGCATTGAAATTAAAGAAATATCTTTTTTAATCAATTCTTTTAGTAATTTTGTACTATAAGTATCAAAATTTACTTTTTTTAATCCTGAGAAAATCAAAGGAT from Arcobacter venerupis includes these protein-coding regions:
- a CDS encoding Nif3-like dinuclear metal center hexameric protein; this translates as MKLQEIYDVLNEISPFELQEKWDNAGILVGSLSDEIKNIYISIDLDEELLSKVEKNSLIITHHPLIFSGLKKVNFDTYSTKLLKELIKKDISLISMHTNIDKTHLNKYVTEEILGFKIENSKEFISYCEVNMNFDELVKYVSSKLGLKTTKTVRCNDFIKRIGIVTGSGMSLIDELKADCFLTGDIKYHDAMEAKARGLSLIDIRHYESERYFNTLLEGLLSEYLKKNKLKAIITASKNPFEFFIEGETVE